One Tenuifilum sp. 4138str genomic region harbors:
- a CDS encoding permease — MENKKELQILFWIIFFFAFAFFMPIDNATFRTAIDATLDLTRWYAREHVVLCLLPAFFIAGVISVFVSQGSVLRYFGANAKKWLAYTVAAVSGTILAVCSCTILPLFSSIHKRGAGLGPAIAFLYSGPAINILAIILTARILGIEMGIARTVGAIAFSVIIGIAMSLIYRKEEQAKREGQMNIVLPPEKRPMWQTSFHFFTLVLILVFANWGKPAADDTSSAWYYLYTYKWYITGFFGLLLAYSLIYILKIKWQWVAGAIGATLLSVILANMYIADPKVLPLVPMLVGIIALAFITLKDKNDDENKEWTIASWGFAKQIMPLLAVGVVTAGFLLGSTHDGQTIAGVIPNEWIAYLVGGNSIFANFFASIVGAFMYFATLTEVPILQGLLASGMGKGPALALLLAGPSLSLPNMLVIRGVIGTKKTAVYVLLVVVMATISGLIYGYFF; from the coding sequence ATGGAAAACAAAAAGGAATTACAAATACTGTTCTGGATAATTTTCTTCTTTGCATTTGCCTTTTTCATGCCGATTGATAATGCAACCTTCAGAACAGCCATTGATGCCACGCTTGATTTAACGCGTTGGTACGCCCGTGAACACGTTGTGCTATGCCTGCTACCCGCGTTCTTTATTGCAGGGGTTATTTCTGTTTTTGTGAGCCAGGGCTCAGTATTAAGGTACTTTGGAGCTAATGCAAAAAAATGGCTTGCCTACACTGTTGCAGCAGTATCGGGTACCATACTGGCTGTTTGCAGCTGCACAATCCTACCCCTTTTCTCCAGTATACACAAACGCGGAGCGGGTCTAGGGCCAGCCATTGCCTTTCTGTACTCCGGCCCTGCAATCAACATTCTAGCCATTATTCTCACAGCCCGCATTTTGGGCATTGAAATGGGTATTGCCCGAACTGTTGGGGCTATTGCATTCAGTGTAATTATTGGCATAGCCATGTCACTAATCTACCGCAAGGAGGAACAAGCTAAACGCGAAGGACAAATGAACATAGTTCTACCTCCCGAAAAACGCCCCATGTGGCAAACTTCATTCCACTTCTTCACGCTGGTACTAATACTTGTTTTTGCCAACTGGGGAAAGCCTGCTGCCGACGATACATCGAGTGCATGGTATTATCTATACACCTACAAGTGGTACATTACCGGGTTTTTCGGCCTATTGCTCGCTTACTCTTTAATCTATATCCTTAAAATAAAATGGCAATGGGTAGCCGGAGCTATTGGTGCCACATTGTTGTCAGTAATACTGGCTAATATGTACATCGCCGATCCCAAAGTACTCCCGCTTGTACCCATGCTGGTAGGGATTATTGCTTTAGCCTTTATCACCCTAAAGGATAAAAATGATGACGAGAATAAGGAATGGACAATAGCCTCGTGGGGATTTGCAAAGCAAATCATGCCACTACTAGCAGTAGGGGTGGTTACTGCCGGATTCCTACTTGGATCGACACACGATGGGCAAACCATAGCAGGGGTTATACCCAACGAGTGGATTGCCTACCTGGTAGGTGGCAACTCAATATTTGCCAACTTTTTTGCATCCATTGTAGGGGCATTTATGTACTTTGCCACCCTAACCGAGGTTCCCATACTCCAAGGGCTACTTGCTTCCGGTATGGGTAAAGGGCCTGCTCTGGCTCTACTCCTTGCAGGGCCATCGCTATCGCTACCCAACATGCTTGTAATCAGAGGCGTGATTGGAACTAAGAAAACAGCCGTTTACGTTCTTTTAGTTGTGGTAATGGCAACCATTTCGGGCCTTATATATGGCTATTTCTTTTAG
- a CDS encoding nitrophenyl compound nitroreductase subunit ArsF family protein — protein MKALKYFLLAVASLTIASCMGNSGEKNSIASTDGSGNPVTVYYFHGEHRCPTCIAIENETKATFEINLKKEAEEGKVELQVINADEGRNKQICEKYGVYGSSLLLVKGDKVINLTNMAFGTARRNPDKFREELSNEVKKLING, from the coding sequence ATGAAAGCGCTAAAATACTTTTTGCTTGCAGTGGCAAGTTTAACCATTGCAAGCTGCATGGGAAATTCTGGCGAAAAAAACAGTATTGCTAGCACTGATGGTAGTGGAAACCCTGTTACCGTTTACTACTTCCATGGCGAACATCGCTGTCCAACTTGTATTGCCATTGAAAATGAAACCAAAGCAACCTTTGAAATAAACCTTAAAAAAGAGGCAGAAGAAGGAAAGGTAGAGCTACAGGTTATTAATGCCGACGAAGGACGAAACAAGCAGATTTGCGAAAAGTATGGAGTATATGGTTCATCGCTGCTGCTTGTAAAGGGCGATAAGGTGATCAACCTTACTAATATGGCATTTGGAACAGCACGTCGCAACCCCGATAAATTCAGGGAGGAACTATCCAACGAAGTTAAAAAACTTATCAATGGTTAG
- a CDS encoding aromatic aminobenezylarsenical efflux permease ArsG family transporter — translation MDFIQDFIYSSNIPILTAFLLGLATAISPCPLATNITAIAYISKDIENQRRVFYSGLVYTLGRAITYTAIGLLFFFGASQFKIAGFLNKYGERIIGPALIIIGLFMLDIIKIKLGGAGKLTENFGEKAKSGNFLSVLIMGMAFALAFCPYSGVLYFGMLIPITIYSAKGLYLPVIYALGTGLPVIIFAYFIAFTVHGIGNLYNKVKTFELWFRRVVAVVFIGVGIYYLSIFLL, via the coding sequence ATGGATTTTATTCAGGATTTCATTTACAGCTCGAACATTCCAATACTAACCGCTTTTTTGCTAGGGTTGGCAACGGCCATAAGTCCTTGCCCCCTGGCAACCAATATCACCGCTATAGCATATATCAGTAAGGATATTGAGAACCAACGCAGGGTATTCTACAGCGGCCTGGTTTACACCTTAGGCAGAGCCATTACCTATACAGCCATTGGGTTGTTATTCTTTTTTGGGGCGAGCCAATTTAAAATAGCTGGCTTTTTAAATAAGTACGGTGAACGTATAATTGGACCCGCACTTATTATTATTGGTCTGTTCATGCTCGATATTATAAAGATTAAGCTGGGCGGGGCAGGAAAACTTACTGAAAATTTTGGAGAAAAAGCCAAAAGCGGAAACTTTCTTAGTGTACTAATTATGGGAATGGCTTTTGCTTTAGCCTTTTGCCCCTATAGCGGAGTGCTCTACTTTGGAATGCTAATACCCATAACAATATACAGCGCTAAAGGGTTATACTTACCGGTCATATATGCGCTTGGCACAGGTTTGCCAGTTATCATATTTGCATACTTTATTGCATTTACAGTACATGGCATTGGGAACCTATACAATAAGGTAAAAACCTTTGAGCTATGGTTTAGGCGTGTGGTAGCCGTTGTCTTTATAGGCGTTGGAATTTACTACCTAAGCATTTTTCTTTTATAG
- a CDS encoding permease gives MIGLTIVVSVLLVVSLLADAQKTIRGVTRGLKMFLKLLPALVTMLALVSIMFFIIPNNTLASLIGKDSGIKGYFIAAVIGSVSLIPGFIAFPLCKILIVNGVEYSTVAIFITTLTMVGLITLPVEAKFFGWKVSILRNVVSFVAAIAIGIIMIFLL, from the coding sequence ATGATTGGGTTAACCATAGTGGTTTCTGTGCTTCTAGTGGTATCGTTGCTTGCTGATGCTCAAAAGACCATTAGAGGTGTCACTCGGGGGCTAAAGATGTTTCTCAAATTGTTGCCAGCTCTGGTTACAATGCTGGCACTGGTTAGTATTATGTTCTTTATCATTCCAAACAATACTCTGGCCAGCCTAATAGGGAAGGATTCAGGCATTAAAGGCTACTTTATTGCTGCAGTCATTGGTTCGGTATCGCTTATCCCAGGATTTATTGCATTCCCGCTTTGCAAGATTCTTATTGTTAACGGAGTTGAATACTCCACGGTCGCAATATTCATCACCACCCTTACAATGGTAGGGTTAATAACCCTTCCGGTGGAAGCTAAGTTTTTTGGATGGAAGGTAAGTATCCTTAGGAATGTTGTAAGTTTTGTAGCAGCTATAGCAATTGGTATTATAATGATTTTTCTTTTATGA